The proteins below are encoded in one region of Scyliorhinus torazame isolate Kashiwa2021f chromosome 8, sScyTor2.1, whole genome shotgun sequence:
- the tlr7 gene encoding toll-like receptor 7 has translation MSAFTPADNGFRYPTRNGWHMPCRRSSADTLGLYTQEMLGEHLAAAKPAPVQQEPVDEDGEQAAQQAKEEVVSEDLRKSKEEALTPIRSALEKTNEIVKAFGATIKNMEVALSRHSYLIDSLKVEMSLVAEVNKSLKAKVYLKCESAHLLFLLTSVSASAASRWFPRSLPCDVTKNKSAVLVDCSERGLVQVPSGFPANATNISLTINHILEVHSHSFPGLSNLTEVDLRCNCMPVRLGPKDKVCTRPPRIHPGAFAALPALRSLYLDGNQLREIPQGLPSTLTVLSLEANSIWVLAKANLSELTTLEAIYLGQNCYYRNPCNASYQIEQDAFYSLERLSILSLKDNNLTHVPGKLPGSLRQLYLYNNVIERIGEGDLAELAGLEILDLSGNCPRCYNAPYPCQPCPSPGHIQIHPHAFRALNNLKVLRLHSNSLQEVPSSWFKNTPGLKILDLSQNFLLKEIATAPFLTYLTKLVEIDLSFNYELKLYAKYLNLSKTFSKLESLQSLRLRGYVFKDLEMRNLDPLLELRNLRLLDLGTNFIKVADLQIFTKFQALEVINLSENKISPSSSSSSESLGAWCGGSSHRQRGDTAFYGSAEQIHYFRYDDFGRSCKSAVREYSPLVPARQTECSRYGSTLDLSRNNIFFISPAQFSNLSFLRCLNLSGNALSQSLRGTEFQALPDLLYLDLSNNRIDLLFQSAFRELRQLRVLDLSNNNHYFQMEGLTHRLEFIQNLTALSKLRMNENDIHSSADLVLRSKSLNVLEFRGNRLDYMWRDGNEKYIHFFKELDNLTRLDLSDNRLTFILPEVYEHLPPGLKELLLAGNQLYTFNWGRLHLLAALELLDLSGNQLATVPRELSNCTRTLHTLILTKNRLSQLSPHFLRGATFLRYLDLSYNRLRTIQASSFPEEALGRLQQLLLAGNRFLCTCDAVWFVWWVNRTSIHIPRLATDLTCASPPAQRGQSVILLDLASCELDWLGVGLYTATSSLILALLLLSTGRHFFSWDLRYGYHFCLAKLRGYRPLPAHGCTYGAFVAYDTKDSAVAEWVLKELLTNLEQRGERRFLLCLEERDWLPGQLVMDNLSQSIHQSRKTVFVLTELYVATGTFRTAFYMAYQRLLDEKLDVIVLILLEKVWQRSKYLRLKKRLCRGSVLEWPCNPRAQPLFWQRLRNALDTDNHMSQGKLFNEII, from the exons GTTGTTTCAGAGGACCTCCGAAAATCAAAGGAGGAGGCTTTGACCCCCATCCGATCGGCTCTTGAGAAGACCAATGAAATTGTGAAAGCCTTTGGAGCAACGATAAAAAATATGGAAGTGGCACTTTCGAGACACAGTTATCTAATTGACTCACTGAAAGTGGAGATGTCTTTGGTGGCTGAAGTAAATAAATCATTGAAGGCCAAG GTCTACCTGAAGTGTGAATCTGCCCACCTCCTCTTTCTATTGACCTCAGTTTCCGCATCGGCTGCAAGCAGATGGTTTCCAAGAAGTCTCCCGTGTGATGTGACTAAAAATAAGAGTGCAGTGCTTGTGGACTGCAGCGAGCGAGGACTGGTCCAGGTGCCCAGTGGCTTCCCTGCCAATGCCACCAACATCAGCCTGACCATCAACCACATCCTGGAGGTGCACAGCCACTCCTTCCCGGGCCTCAGTAACCTCACGGAGGTTGACCTGCGGTGTAACTGCATGCCCGTCAGGCTGGGTCCAAAGGACAAAGTGTGCACCAGGCCCCCCCGGATCCACCCAGGAGCCTTCGCCGCCCTGCCCGCCCTGAGGTCGCTCTACCTGGACGGGAACCAGCTCCGGGAGATCCCGCAAGGTCTGCCCAGCACTCTCACCGTGCTCAGCCTGGAGGCCAACAGCATCTGGGTCTTGGCCAAGGCCAACCTGTCAGAGCTCACCACCCTGGAGGCCATCTACCTGGGTCAGAACTGCTACTATCGCAACCCGTGCAACGCCTCTTACCAGATCGAGCAGGACGCCTTCTACAGCCTGGAGCgtctctccatcctatccctcaaAGATAACAACCTGACTCACGTCCCCGGCAAACTACCGGGCAGCCTCAGGCAGCTTTACCTCTACAATAACGTGATTGAGCGGATCGGCGAGGGGGACCTGGCTGAGCTGGCCGGCTTGGAAATCCTTGACCTGAGTGGCAATTGCCCCCGCTGTTACAACGCCCCTTACCCTTGCCAGCCCTGCCCTTCTCCGGGGCacatccagatccatccccacgcCTTCCGGGCACTCAACAACTTAAAGGTCCTGCGCCTCCACAGCAACTCGCTGCAAGAAGTGCCCAGCTCCTGGTTCAAGAACACCCCTGGCCTGAAAATACTGGACCTGTCCCAGAATTTCTTACTCAAAGAAATAGCCACCGCCCCTTTCTTAACCTACTTGACCAAGCTGGTGGAAATAGACCTCTCCTTCAACTATGAACTCAAATTGTACGCCAAGTATCTGAATCTGTCCAAGACTTTTTCCAAGCTGGAGTCTCTGCAGAGTTTGAGATTGCGGGGTTATGTGTTTAAGGATCTGGAGATGCGGAACCTGGACCCGCTGCTGGAGCTGAGGAACCTGCGGCTCCTGGACCTGGGCACCAACTTCATCAAAGTGGCCGACCTGCAGATTTTCACCAAGTTCCAGGCTCTGGAGGTGATCAACCTCTCGGAGAACAAGATctcacccagctccagctccagctccgagTCGCTGGGTGCCTGGTGTGGGGGCAGCTCCCACCGCCAACGAGGCGACACTGCCTTCTACGGCTCTGCGGAGCAGATCCACTACTTCCGCTACGACGACTTTGGCCGGAGCTGCAAGTCCGCGGTGAGGGAGTACTCCCCCTTGGTGCCTGCCCGCCAAACAGAGTGCAGCCGCTACGGCTCCACCTTGGACCTGAGCAGGAACAACATCTTCTTCATCAGCCCCGCGCAGTTCAGTAACCTCTCCTTCCTGCGCTGCCTCAACCTGTCCGGCAATGCCCTGAGCCAGAGCCTGCGGGGCACTGAGTTCCAGGCcctccccgacctcctctacctggACCTGTCCAACAACCGCATCGACCTGCTCTTCCAGTCTGCCTTCCGCGAGCTGAGGCAGCTGCGGGTCCTCGACCTCAGCAACAACAACCACTACTTCCAGATGGAAGGCCTGACCCACAGGCTGGAGTTCATCCAGAACCTCACCGCCCTGTCCAAGCTGAGGATGAACGAGAACGACATCCACTCCTCGGCGGACCTGGTGCTGAGGAGCAAGTCCCTCAACGTGCTGGAGTTCCGGGGGAACCGCCTGGACTACATGTGGCGGGACGGCAATGAGAAATACATCCACTTCTTCAAGGAGCTGGACAACCTGACCCGCCTCGACCTGTCTGACAACCGCCTGACCTTCATCCTGCCCGAGGTCTACGAGCACCTCCCGCCCGGCCTGAAGGAGCTGCTGCTGGCCGGCAACCAGCTGTACACCTTCAACTGGGGCAGGCTTCACCTGCTGGCCGCCCTGGAGCTGCTGGACCTGAGCGGGAACCAGCTGGCCACCGTGCCCCGGGAGCTGTCCAACTGCACACGCACCCTGCACACCCTCATCCTGACCAAGAACCGGCTGTCACAGCTCAGCCCGCACTTCCTGAGGGGGGCCACCTTCCTGCGCTACCTGGACCTCAGCTACAACCGCCTGAGGACCATCCAGGCCTCCAGCTTCCCGGAGGAGGCCCTGGGCCGCCTGCAGCAGCTGCTGTTGGCCGGCAACCGCTTCCTCTGCACCTGCGACGCCGTCTGGTTCGTCTGGTGGGTGAACCGCACCTCGATCCACATCCCACGGCTGGCCACCGACCTGACGTGCGCCTCGCCGCCGGCCCAACGCGGCCAGAGTGTCATCCTGCTGGACCTGGCCTCCTGTGAGCTGGACTGGCTGGGCGTGGGCCTGTACACCGCCACCTCCAGCCTCATTCTGGCCCTGTTGCTGCTCTCCACTGGCCGCCACTTCTTCTCCTGGGACCTCCGCTACGGCTACCACTTCTGCCTGGCCAAGCTCAGGGGCTACCGGCCGCTGCCCGCCCATGGCTGCACCTACGGGGCCTTCGTGGCCTACGACACCAAGGACTCAGCGGTGGCCGAGTGGGTGCTGAAGGAGCTGCTCACCAACCTGGAGCAGAGGGGCGAGAGACGCTTCCTCCTGTGCCTAGAGGAGAGGGACTGGCTGCCCGGCCAGCTGGTGATGGACAACCTCTCGCAGAGCATCCACCAGAGCAGGAAGACGGTGTTCGTTCTCACTGAGCTGTACGTGGCCACGGGCACATTCCGGACTGCTTTCTACATGGCCTACCAGCGGCTGCTGGACGAGAAGCTGGACGTGATCGTGCTCATTCTGCTGGAGAAGGTGTGGCAGCGCTCCAAGTACCTCCGGCTGAAAAAGAGACTGTGCAGGGGCTCGGTCCTCGAGTGGCCCTGTAATCCCCGGGCTCAGCCCCTTTTCTGGCAGCGTCTGAGAAATGCACTGGACACTGACAATCACATGTCACAAGGGAAACTCTTCAACGAAATTATATAG